The proteins below are encoded in one region of Aquisphaera giovannonii:
- a CDS encoding OFA family MFS transporter, with product MSGLILLDRERTVAPDGFNRWLIPPAAMAVHLCIGEVYGFSVFNVPLTRVVGVAESIPGRDWTIPEVGWIYSIALILLGLSAAVLGRWVERVGPRKTIVASAACFCGGLWLSALGVSLHSIGLLYLGYGVLGGIGLGLGYIAPVSTLVKWFPDRPGMATGLAIMGFGGGALIGAPLGVELMGAFRSAGSVGVEEAFLILGVVYGAFMLFGAFTIRVPATGWRPEGYVPPARPRPLVTHADVHVDHAWRTRPFWLLWAVLCLNVTAGIGILGQASLICQDMFGVSASVGGGFAGLLSLFNMGGRLFWSSISDLTGRKAIYCVFFLLGACLYAMIPAAQRSHSVGLFVALTALIISMYGGGFATTPAYLRDLFGTMHLGAIHGRLITAWSMAAVLGPQMVNYLSTYRIGRGVPRAEAYNATMYLMAGLLLVGLACNLLIRPVDERFHHREAPAPGPAPAEAG from the coding sequence ATGTCGGGGCTCATCCTCCTCGATCGGGAGCGGACGGTCGCCCCGGACGGGTTCAACCGGTGGCTCATCCCGCCCGCGGCGATGGCCGTGCACCTGTGCATCGGCGAGGTCTACGGCTTCAGCGTCTTCAACGTGCCCCTGACCCGCGTGGTCGGCGTCGCGGAGTCGATCCCCGGTCGCGACTGGACGATCCCGGAGGTCGGGTGGATCTACTCGATCGCCCTGATCCTGCTCGGGCTCTCGGCCGCGGTGCTCGGCCGGTGGGTGGAGCGCGTTGGGCCGAGGAAGACCATCGTCGCCAGCGCCGCCTGCTTCTGCGGCGGGCTGTGGCTGTCCGCCCTGGGCGTCTCCCTCCACAGCATCGGGCTGCTCTACCTGGGGTATGGGGTCCTCGGGGGGATTGGGCTGGGGCTCGGTTATATTGCGCCGGTCTCGACCCTGGTGAAATGGTTCCCCGACCGGCCGGGCATGGCGACCGGCCTGGCCATCATGGGCTTCGGCGGCGGTGCCCTGATCGGTGCCCCGCTCGGCGTGGAGCTGATGGGGGCCTTCCGGTCGGCCGGCTCGGTCGGCGTGGAGGAGGCCTTCCTGATCCTGGGCGTCGTCTATGGCGCCTTCATGCTCTTCGGCGCGTTCACGATCCGGGTGCCCGCGACCGGGTGGCGGCCGGAGGGGTATGTCCCCCCGGCGAGGCCGAGGCCGCTGGTCACGCATGCGGACGTCCACGTCGATCACGCCTGGAGGACGCGCCCGTTCTGGCTCCTGTGGGCGGTCCTCTGCCTGAACGTCACGGCCGGGATCGGCATCCTCGGCCAGGCCTCGCTGATCTGCCAGGACATGTTCGGGGTCTCGGCGTCGGTCGGCGGCGGGTTCGCGGGCCTGCTCAGCCTGTTCAACATGGGGGGCCGCCTCTTCTGGTCCTCGATCTCCGACCTGACCGGGCGGAAGGCCATCTACTGCGTCTTCTTCCTCCTGGGGGCGTGCCTCTACGCGATGATCCCCGCCGCCCAGCGGTCGCACAGCGTGGGCCTCTTCGTCGCGCTCACGGCGCTCATCATCTCGATGTACGGCGGGGGGTTCGCCACGACCCCCGCGTACCTCCGCGACCTCTTCGGCACCATGCACCTGGGGGCCATCCACGGCCGCCTGATCACCGCGTGGTCGATGGCGGCGGTCCTCGGCCCCCAGATGGTCAACTACCTCTCGACCTACCGGATCGGGCGAGGCGTGCCGAGGGCGGAGGCCTACAACGCGACGATGTACCTGATGGCGGGCCTCCTCCTCGTCGGCCTGGCCTGCAACCTCCTCATCCGCCCGGTCGACGAGCGGTTCCACCACCGCGAGGCCCCCGCGCCCGGCCCCGCGCCGGCCGAGGCCGGGTGA
- a CDS encoding MFS transporter small subunit: MADTERKTSRESSTLRIAASWLLVLIPLGWGVVQSVAKSVPLFRASSAPGTPPANAGR, encoded by the coding sequence ATGGCCGACACCGAACGGAAGACCTCGCGGGAGTCCTCGACGCTGCGGATCGCGGCCTCCTGGCTGCTCGTGCTGATCCCGCTGGGATGGGGCGTCGTCCAGAGCGTGGCCAAGTCGGTGCCGCTGTTCCGGGCGTCCTCCGCCCCGGGGACGCCCCCCGCGAACGCCGGCCGCTGA